A window of Ruania suaedae contains these coding sequences:
- a CDS encoding alpha-L-fucosidase: MAGAVPAWFTHDRFGMFVHFGVYSTLARHEWVMTNERIDPAEYERLARYFDPDLFDADTLARAAKDAGMGYLVLTAKHHDGFALYETGLSDYSSSAFFGRDLVAETVEACRRVGLRVGIYYSLIDWHHPDFTIDFQHPLRDRPDAAELNAGRDMERYRQFLHGQVRELLTGYGPIDYVFYDFTYPWEQDGWAGKGPQDWDSAGLLAMTRELQPGAVVNDRLGIPGDLITPEQYLPDAPMMTEDGAWQTWEACHTMNGAWGYDRENRNLKTPDLLIRTLIDIVSKNGNLLLNIGPDGRGAMTPHDTASLQQLASWMRLHRQAIIGAGPVVATPAPGTALTRREDRLYVHLLHWPLKHVHLRDLPGSVQFARFLHDGSQLQVRVAGGGRTDANHQLEHITPGEQPAGTVTLQLPAVRPDVAVPVVELFLRED; encoded by the coding sequence ATGGCGGGCGCGGTGCCGGCGTGGTTCACCCACGACCGGTTCGGGATGTTCGTCCACTTCGGCGTCTACTCCACCCTGGCCCGGCACGAGTGGGTGATGACCAACGAGCGCATCGATCCGGCCGAGTACGAGCGCCTCGCCCGGTACTTCGACCCCGACCTGTTCGACGCCGACACCCTGGCCCGCGCGGCCAAGGACGCGGGTATGGGCTACCTCGTGCTCACCGCCAAGCATCACGACGGCTTCGCGCTGTATGAGACCGGCCTCAGCGACTACAGCTCGAGCGCGTTCTTCGGTCGAGATCTGGTGGCCGAGACCGTCGAAGCATGCCGCCGCGTAGGACTACGGGTAGGGATCTACTACTCCCTGATCGATTGGCACCACCCGGACTTCACCATCGACTTCCAGCATCCGCTGCGGGACCGCCCGGACGCCGCCGAGCTGAACGCCGGACGCGACATGGAGCGCTACCGGCAGTTCCTGCACGGGCAGGTGCGCGAGCTGCTGACCGGGTACGGGCCGATCGACTATGTCTTCTACGACTTCACCTACCCCTGGGAGCAGGATGGCTGGGCCGGCAAGGGCCCGCAGGACTGGGACTCGGCCGGTCTGCTCGCGATGACCCGGGAGCTGCAGCCCGGGGCCGTGGTCAACGACCGGCTGGGCATCCCGGGCGATCTGATCACCCCGGAGCAGTACCTGCCGGACGCCCCGATGATGACCGAGGACGGCGCGTGGCAGACCTGGGAGGCCTGCCACACCATGAACGGGGCGTGGGGCTATGACCGGGAGAACCGCAACCTCAAGACGCCGGACCTGCTGATCCGCACCCTGATCGACATCGTGTCCAAGAACGGGAACCTCCTGCTCAACATCGGTCCCGACGGCCGTGGCGCCATGACCCCGCACGACACCGCCTCGTTGCAGCAGCTGGCGTCCTGGATGCGCCTGCACCGCCAGGCGATCATCGGTGCCGGACCGGTCGTGGCGACCCCGGCCCCCGGGACGGCGCTCACCCGGCGGGAGGATCGCCTCTACGTGCACCTGCTGCACTGGCCGCTCAAGCACGTGCACCTGCGCGACCTGCCCGGCTCGGTCCAGTTCGCGCGGTTCCTGCACGACGGGTCCCAGCTTCAGGTGCGCGTGGCCGGCGGCGGGCGCACCGACGCCAACCACCAGCTCGAGCACATCACCCCCGGCGAGCAGCCGGCGGGGACGGTCACGCTGCAGCTGCCGGCCGTGCGGCCCGATGTCGCGGTGCCGGTGGTGGAGCTGTTCCTCCGCGAGGACTGA
- a CDS encoding extracellular solute-binding protein — protein sequence MTTFNPLERDLDRRSLLRYGTAGAGALATTGVLAACGSDPEAETPEEIEASGVDGVEQVQLGEEITDGILYPDGYVGPRAYVREPFYTGDATFTIGVRLNPNDVGDWNTNEFTQWMEEQTGVKVNYEVVLNEDADLTRVNAQMTAGDMPDAYLTVPFTNDQVSLYGSQGVFLPLEDLIETYAPAMRQMMTDYPDWGAAITATDGHKYQMAAPNDCYHCRVSPSRAYINARYLEAVGAEMPQTTEDLREVLRLFKEQDPSGTGQMIPFSGGGPNDFIDNFIMNSFLYNPGSEGDGGGWLRLNEGQVEFVADKDEWREGLRYLRTLADDGTLDRQTFTTTSDELLQAGNQGRLGFVRSYYPGFFADISDEPDALWREYVSVPPLEGPSGVRYANWNWETDRSRPFVITRNCENPEVLVQWFDYMFTLEGSLRAASGNTDNWNYAEEGDLGINGKQAIWDRVTWPPESGTSLGGLAPAYNSNDFRLGQLSDPDKPDMEVALYEATTEYEPYQQPQEFFLPALIFDESQASRRADIAASIESHVRQHMANFAIGELDINDDAAWESYVSAFDSMGLPEYIDLHQQVFDARQG from the coding sequence ATGACCACGTTCAACCCCCTGGAGCGCGACCTCGACCGTCGCTCACTGCTTCGCTACGGCACAGCGGGCGCCGGTGCGCTCGCCACGACCGGTGTCCTCGCCGCGTGCGGCAGCGACCCGGAGGCGGAGACGCCGGAGGAGATCGAGGCCAGCGGCGTCGACGGCGTCGAGCAGGTGCAGCTGGGTGAGGAGATCACCGACGGCATCCTCTACCCGGACGGCTACGTCGGTCCCCGGGCCTACGTGCGCGAGCCGTTCTACACCGGCGACGCGACCTTCACGATCGGCGTCCGGCTCAACCCGAACGACGTCGGGGACTGGAACACCAACGAGTTCACCCAGTGGATGGAGGAACAGACCGGCGTCAAGGTGAACTACGAGGTCGTCCTCAACGAGGACGCCGACCTCACGCGCGTGAACGCCCAGATGACCGCGGGTGACATGCCGGACGCCTACCTGACGGTGCCGTTCACCAACGACCAGGTCTCGCTGTACGGGAGCCAGGGTGTGTTCCTCCCCCTGGAGGACCTCATCGAGACCTACGCCCCGGCGATGCGTCAGATGATGACCGACTACCCGGACTGGGGCGCGGCGATCACGGCGACGGACGGCCACAAGTACCAGATGGCCGCTCCGAACGACTGCTATCACTGCCGCGTCAGCCCCTCGCGCGCGTACATCAACGCCCGGTACCTCGAGGCGGTGGGGGCCGAGATGCCGCAGACCACCGAGGACCTGCGCGAGGTGCTCCGGCTGTTCAAGGAGCAGGACCCCTCCGGCACCGGCCAGATGATCCCGTTCTCGGGCGGTGGCCCGAACGACTTCATCGACAACTTCATCATGAACTCGTTCCTGTACAACCCGGGTTCGGAGGGTGATGGTGGCGGATGGCTCCGCCTGAACGAGGGCCAGGTGGAGTTCGTCGCCGACAAGGACGAGTGGCGCGAGGGCCTGCGCTACCTGCGCACCCTCGCCGACGATGGGACGCTGGACCGCCAGACGTTCACGACGACGAGCGATGAGCTGCTGCAGGCAGGCAACCAGGGCCGGCTGGGCTTCGTGCGCAGCTACTACCCCGGATTCTTCGCCGACATCTCCGACGAGCCGGATGCTCTGTGGCGCGAGTATGTCTCGGTGCCGCCGCTCGAGGGCCCCAGCGGCGTGCGGTACGCGAACTGGAACTGGGAGACCGACCGCAGTCGCCCGTTCGTCATCACGCGCAACTGCGAGAACCCCGAGGTGCTCGTGCAGTGGTTCGACTACATGTTCACGCTCGAGGGCTCGCTGCGCGCAGCGTCCGGCAACACGGACAACTGGAACTACGCCGAAGAAGGAGACCTCGGCATCAACGGCAAGCAGGCCATCTGGGACCGGGTGACCTGGCCACCGGAGTCGGGAACCAGCCTCGGCGGTCTCGCCCCGGCGTACAACTCCAACGACTTCCGGTTGGGGCAGCTCTCCGACCCGGACAAGCCCGACATGGAGGTGGCGCTGTACGAAGCCACCACCGAGTACGAGCCCTATCAGCAGCCGCAGGAGTTCTTCCTCCCGGCACTGATCTTCGACGAGTCGCAGGCGTCACGGCGTGCCGACATCGCTGCCTCGATCGAGAGCCACGTGCGCCAGCACATGGCGAACTTCGCCATCGGTGAGCTCGACATCAACGATGACGCAGCATGGGAGTCCTACGTGTCCGCGTTCGACTCCATGGGCCTGCCGGAGTACATCGACCTGCACCAGCAAGTCTTCGACGCGCGTCAGGGGTGA
- a CDS encoding fumarylacetoacetate hydrolase family protein produces MTTWIPPVTDILPQDHAEAVLVGRAWLPHAPGPAVVAVRAGELLDLSATFPTMRDLTEQPDPGAAAAAATGPSIGPLESVWANTNPDHRDERHPWLLSPIDLQVIKAAGVTFPVSMLERIIEERARGEAATAQHIRGTILEAIGGDIADLVPGSDAAARLKEVLLEAGLWSQYLEVGIGPDAEIFTKAPVLASVGPGADVGVLAESEWNNPEPEVVLAVSSTGAIVGATLGNDVNLRDIEGRSALLLGRAKDNNASASLGPFLRLFDATFTLDDVRHETVSLTVTGADDFRMEATSDMARISRDPADLVHQATGDHHAYPDGFVLYLGTMFAPTADRGVAGHGFTHHPGDVVRIASPGLGALVNRVQHCESLPPWEFGIGALISTLAQRDLIGRMTR; encoded by the coding sequence ATGACGACCTGGATCCCCCCGGTCACCGACATCCTGCCGCAGGACCACGCCGAGGCCGTGCTGGTCGGGCGCGCCTGGCTGCCCCACGCCCCGGGACCGGCCGTCGTGGCCGTCCGCGCCGGTGAGCTGCTCGACCTCTCGGCCACCTTCCCCACGATGCGCGACCTCACCGAGCAGCCCGACCCGGGTGCGGCCGCCGCCGCAGCGACCGGCCCGTCGATCGGACCGCTCGAGAGCGTCTGGGCCAACACGAACCCGGACCACCGCGACGAGCGGCATCCCTGGCTGCTCTCACCGATCGACCTGCAGGTCATCAAGGCGGCGGGCGTGACGTTCCCGGTCTCGATGCTCGAACGGATCATCGAGGAGCGCGCCCGGGGCGAGGCGGCGACCGCGCAGCACATCCGCGGCACCATCCTGGAGGCGATCGGCGGCGACATCGCCGATCTGGTTCCCGGCTCCGACGCCGCCGCCCGGCTCAAGGAGGTGCTGCTCGAGGCGGGCCTGTGGAGCCAGTACCTCGAGGTCGGCATCGGCCCGGATGCCGAGATCTTCACCAAGGCACCGGTCCTCGCCTCCGTCGGGCCCGGTGCGGACGTGGGCGTGCTCGCCGAGTCGGAGTGGAACAACCCCGAGCCTGAGGTGGTCCTGGCCGTCTCGTCCACGGGCGCGATCGTCGGCGCCACGCTCGGCAACGACGTGAACCTGCGCGACATCGAGGGCCGCTCCGCTCTGCTGCTGGGCCGGGCCAAGGACAACAACGCCTCCGCCTCCCTCGGCCCGTTCCTGCGCCTGTTCGATGCGACCTTCACCCTCGACGACGTGCGCCACGAGACCGTCTCGCTCACCGTCACCGGTGCGGACGACTTCCGGATGGAGGCCACCTCGGACATGGCGCGCATCAGCCGCGACCCCGCCGACCTGGTCCATCAGGCCACCGGGGACCATCACGCCTATCCCGACGGCTTCGTGCTCTACCTCGGCACCATGTTCGCCCCCACCGCCGATCGCGGTGTGGCGGGCCACGGTTTCACCCACCACCCTGGAGACGTCGTCCGGATCGCCTCCCCGGGGCTGGGCGCGCTCGTCAACCGCGTCCAGCACTGCGAGTCCCTGCCCCCGTGGGAGTTCGGGATCGGGGCCCTCATCTCCACCCTCGCCCAGCGAGACCTGATCGGAAGGATGACTCGATGA
- a CDS encoding aldehyde dehydrogenase (NADP(+)) yields the protein MTTLSTTDPRTGTSTPTLLEHTGPERLVEITSRARDAFGDLRTRSRTWRAGLLRALADGVEEDREALVSTAMSETGLPEPRLNGELSRSVYQLRLFADVVTDGGYLEAIIDHAGQTPLGPGPDVRRMLIPLGPVAVFGASNFPFAFSVLGGDTASALAAGGSVVIKAHSSHLLTSQQSYDSLARAAAAYGAPEGTIGIVYGQQAGADLVRDPRITAVGFTGSLSTGTILQSLIDERPTPIPFFGELSSLNPLVLTTGALAERGEEIAEGLYTSFTGSAGQLCTKPGVALVPEGEAGDALVAGLVARGEAAGPQTLLNSRIHDSFGEIRTRLIEDGRARSLLAPRAGEQGFALTPAVLEIDADDVTPAVAEEAFGPLIVVVRYRDLAQVRSTLTAVPDSLTATIHSGAGEESERQALTEAVRDVVGRIVYDGYPTGVRVCWAMHHGGPWPATNTQHTSVGATAVRRFLRPLAWQDAPQHVLPTELRDGPVDIPRRVDGVLQPAGD from the coding sequence ATGACCACCCTGTCGACGACCGACCCACGCACCGGCACCAGCACGCCGACCCTGCTCGAGCACACCGGTCCCGAGCGGCTGGTCGAGATCACCAGCCGTGCGCGGGACGCCTTCGGCGACCTGCGCACCCGGAGCCGCACCTGGCGAGCCGGGCTGCTGCGGGCGCTCGCCGACGGTGTCGAGGAGGACCGGGAGGCGCTCGTGAGCACGGCGATGAGCGAGACGGGCCTGCCCGAACCGCGGCTGAACGGCGAACTCTCCCGCTCGGTCTACCAGCTGCGCCTGTTCGCCGACGTCGTCACCGACGGCGGGTACCTCGAGGCGATCATCGACCACGCCGGGCAGACCCCGCTAGGCCCCGGCCCCGACGTGCGCCGCATGCTCATCCCCCTCGGCCCGGTCGCCGTCTTCGGGGCCAGCAACTTCCCCTTCGCCTTCTCCGTGCTCGGCGGCGACACCGCCTCGGCCCTGGCGGCGGGAGGCTCGGTGGTCATCAAGGCCCACAGCTCCCACCTGCTGACGTCCCAGCAGTCCTACGACAGTCTCGCCCGGGCGGCTGCGGCCTACGGGGCACCGGAGGGCACGATCGGCATCGTCTACGGTCAGCAGGCCGGCGCCGACCTGGTCCGCGACCCCCGCATCACCGCCGTCGGTTTCACCGGGTCGTTGTCGACGGGCACGATCCTGCAGTCCCTGATCGACGAGCGCCCCACCCCGATCCCCTTCTTCGGTGAGCTCTCCAGCCTCAACCCGCTGGTGCTCACCACCGGCGCCCTGGCCGAGCGGGGTGAGGAGATCGCCGAGGGCCTGTACACCTCCTTCACCGGCTCGGCCGGGCAGCTGTGCACCAAACCCGGCGTCGCGCTCGTGCCCGAGGGGGAGGCCGGGGACGCGCTCGTCGCCGGTCTGGTCGCACGCGGCGAGGCCGCCGGGCCGCAGACGCTGCTGAACTCCCGCATCCACGACAGCTTCGGTGAGATCCGCACCCGGCTCATCGAGGACGGGCGCGCACGCAGCCTGCTGGCACCCCGGGCCGGTGAGCAGGGCTTCGCGCTCACCCCGGCCGTGCTCGAGATCGACGCCGACGACGTCACCCCCGCCGTCGCCGAGGAGGCCTTCGGCCCCCTGATCGTGGTGGTCCGCTATCGCGACCTGGCGCAGGTCCGTTCGACCCTGACGGCTGTGCCCGACTCGCTGACGGCGACGATCCACTCGGGGGCCGGTGAGGAGAGCGAGCGGCAGGCCCTGACCGAGGCCGTGCGGGACGTCGTCGGGCGGATCGTCTACGACGGCTACCCGACCGGGGTGCGGGTGTGCTGGGCGATGCACCACGGCGGCCCGTGGCCGGCCACGAACACCCAGCACACCTCCGTGGGCGCCACCGCCGTGCGCCGTTTCCTGCGCCCGCTCGCCTGGCAGGATGCGCCCCAGCACGTGTTGCCGACAGAATTGCGCGATGGCCCGGTCGACATCCCCCGCCGGGTCGACGGCGTGCTGCAGCCGGCCGGGGACTGA
- a CDS encoding enoyl-CoA hydratase/isomerase family protein, giving the protein MTLTSGTELIAVDVHDHVATIRLNRPAKLNAVTQEMSADLVRIIHTINEDPAIRALVYTGTGRAFCAGSDITTLDEYATPWQFRNRHDYCDALRACRKPIIAAVNGYAFGGGLEAALTCDIRIAAESATFAAPEVTLGWIGGGGMSPLLAASVGPGNAALMLMTGDRIDASQALAWGMVSQVLPADRLLERAQELAAMIAARPPIAVETAKANLRAAQNMPLDQAIGYERELQAITFATDDAREGRAAFAEKRTGVFHGR; this is encoded by the coding sequence ATGACCCTCACGTCCGGCACCGAGCTCATCGCGGTCGACGTCCATGACCACGTCGCCACGATCCGGCTGAACCGGCCCGCCAAGCTCAACGCCGTCACCCAGGAGATGAGCGCCGACCTGGTCCGGATCATCCACACGATCAACGAGGACCCTGCGATCCGGGCGCTCGTCTACACCGGTACCGGCCGCGCCTTCTGCGCCGGTAGCGACATCACCACCCTGGACGAGTACGCCACGCCGTGGCAGTTCCGCAACCGCCACGACTACTGCGACGCGCTGCGCGCGTGCCGCAAGCCGATCATCGCCGCCGTCAACGGCTACGCCTTCGGCGGCGGCCTCGAGGCCGCACTCACCTGCGACATCCGCATCGCGGCTGAGTCCGCGACCTTCGCCGCGCCCGAGGTCACGCTCGGATGGATCGGCGGCGGGGGCATGTCGCCGCTGCTCGCCGCCTCGGTAGGTCCGGGCAACGCGGCGCTGATGCTGATGACCGGCGACCGGATCGACGCCTCCCAGGCGCTCGCGTGGGGCATGGTCAGCCAGGTGCTGCCCGCCGACCGGCTGCTGGAGCGCGCCCAGGAACTCGCCGCGATGATCGCCGCTCGCCCCCCGATCGCCGTCGAGACGGCGAAGGCGAACCTGCGGGCGGCGCAGAACATGCCGCTCGATCAGGCCATCGGCTATGAGCGCGAGCTGCAGGCGATCACCTTCGCCACCGACGACGCCAGGGAGGGCCGTGCGGCGTTCGCCGAGAAGCGCACCGGCGTCTTCCACGGCCGCTGA
- a CDS encoding carbohydrate ABC transporter permease: protein MLRARRMKYTGGDAAFMVSTYVLLAIFTLSVLYPLVFVLSASVSSADALTRGDVWFLPVGLNFDAYAEVLGSPRLVRGFLNSVLYTVLGSAIGTFLTLLAGYVLSRDDLPFRRILMFFFLIPFLFSAGIIPTYMIVNALGLMNSIWAVVLPGVLNVFNMIITMTFYRMNIPKEMLEAAQVDGATDFRFFFKMAIPLSKPIIAVNILFYAITQWNGWFNALLYLSDDTLFPLQLVLRDILTQSQVDPSMIGGDVSELIRRKELFDKLKYALIVVAMIPPLIAYPFVQKHFTKGALIGSLK, encoded by the coding sequence ATGCTCCGCGCTCGCCGGATGAAGTACACCGGTGGTGATGCCGCCTTCATGGTCAGTACGTACGTGCTGCTGGCGATCTTCACCCTGTCGGTGCTCTATCCGTTGGTCTTCGTGCTGAGTGCGTCGGTGTCCAGCGCCGACGCGCTCACGCGCGGGGACGTCTGGTTCCTGCCGGTCGGGCTGAACTTCGACGCCTACGCCGAGGTGCTCGGCTCCCCACGGTTGGTGCGGGGCTTCCTCAACTCGGTGCTCTACACCGTCCTCGGCTCGGCCATCGGCACGTTCCTGACCCTGCTGGCCGGCTACGTGCTCTCGAGGGACGATCTGCCGTTCCGGCGCATCCTGATGTTCTTCTTCCTCATCCCGTTCCTGTTCAGCGCGGGCATCATCCCGACCTACATGATCGTGAACGCGCTGGGGTTGATGAACTCGATCTGGGCCGTGGTGCTGCCCGGTGTCCTCAACGTCTTCAACATGATCATCACGATGACGTTCTACCGGATGAACATCCCGAAGGAGATGCTCGAGGCGGCGCAGGTCGATGGCGCCACCGACTTCCGGTTCTTCTTCAAGATGGCTATTCCGCTGAGCAAGCCGATCATCGCAGTGAACATCCTGTTCTACGCGATCACCCAGTGGAACGGCTGGTTCAACGCGCTGCTCTACCTCTCCGACGACACGTTGTTCCCGCTGCAGCTGGTGCTGCGGGACATCCTGACGCAGAGCCAGGTGGATCCGTCCATGATCGGCGGTGACGTCTCCGAGCTGATCCGGCGCAAGGAGCTCTTCGACAAGCTCAAGTACGCCCTGATCGTGGTCGCGATGATCCCGCCCCTGATCGCCTACCCGTTCGTCCAGAAGCACTTCACCAAGGGTGCGCTGATCGGTTCGCTCAAGTGA
- a CDS encoding CaiB/BaiF CoA transferase family protein — protein MTDAGPRGVLDGYRVIDCSIAMAGPFAAQRLGDLGADVVKVEPTSGEWQRAAAAGGATGNEINVSFLSLNRNKRSLAIDLKSEDGRQIVHELVAGADVFLQNYRPGVAARLGLDYDTLAAINPALVYVSISGYGEDGPYRDRPGQDLILQAMSGAMLSAGRDGEPPAPAGQYLADAVTASTAFEGVLAALLHRERTGEGQLVTVNMLDALTTLQMQELSVYTVGGVPQQRGTEPHAHVYIRAPYGIFETADGFLALAFADLDALGAVLAEPRLAGLDAETHGWTHRDELHAIVAAHLRRQNTQHWLDVLLPAGMWVGPVYGYEQLVQDPQIQHNQTFVEYDHPTEGRVKTPGFPYRMTKTPPRIDRGAPRVGEHTREILNELGVDPDRTERLVGDGVVAEPVSAPV, from the coding sequence ATGACCGACGCCGGACCCCGCGGAGTCCTCGACGGCTACCGCGTCATCGACTGCTCCATCGCCATGGCCGGGCCGTTCGCCGCGCAGCGCCTCGGCGACCTCGGCGCCGATGTCGTCAAGGTGGAGCCGACCTCTGGCGAGTGGCAGCGGGCCGCGGCTGCCGGGGGCGCGACGGGCAACGAGATCAACGTGTCCTTCCTGAGCCTGAACCGGAACAAGCGGTCCCTGGCGATCGATCTGAAGTCCGAGGACGGGCGCCAGATCGTGCACGAGCTCGTCGCCGGCGCCGACGTCTTCCTGCAGAACTACCGCCCCGGCGTGGCCGCCCGGCTCGGCCTCGACTACGACACCCTGGCCGCGATCAACCCGGCCCTGGTCTACGTGTCCATCTCCGGCTACGGCGAGGACGGGCCCTACCGGGACCGCCCGGGCCAGGACCTCATCCTGCAGGCCATGAGCGGGGCGATGCTCTCCGCCGGGCGCGACGGCGAGCCGCCCGCGCCGGCCGGGCAGTACCTGGCCGATGCCGTCACCGCCTCGACCGCGTTCGAGGGCGTGCTCGCCGCGCTGCTGCACCGCGAACGCACGGGCGAGGGCCAGCTGGTCACCGTCAACATGCTCGACGCCCTCACCACGCTGCAGATGCAGGAGCTGAGCGTGTACACCGTCGGAGGAGTGCCCCAGCAGCGGGGCACCGAGCCCCACGCGCACGTCTACATCCGAGCGCCGTACGGGATCTTCGAGACGGCGGACGGATTCCTGGCGCTCGCGTTCGCGGACCTCGACGCGCTCGGGGCGGTGCTGGCGGAGCCGCGACTGGCGGGGCTCGACGCCGAGACCCACGGCTGGACCCACCGGGACGAGCTGCACGCGATCGTCGCGGCGCACCTGCGCCGGCAGAACACCCAGCACTGGCTGGACGTGCTGCTTCCCGCCGGGATGTGGGTGGGGCCGGTGTACGGCTACGAGCAGCTGGTGCAGGACCCGCAGATCCAGCACAACCAGACGTTCGTCGAGTACGACCATCCGACCGAGGGCCGGGTGAAGACCCCCGGCTTCCCCTACCGGATGACGAAGACGCCCCCGCGGATCGATCGGGGTGCGCCACGGGTCGGCGAGCACACGCGGGAGATCCTGAACGAGCTCGGCGTCGATCCTGATCGCACCGAACGCCTCGTCGGTGACGGCGTGGTGGCCGAGCCCGTCAGCGCCCCGGTATGA
- a CDS encoding ABC transporter permease, which yields MTTPTTAAPRASRSSAPAPASRPPAKKHQYPLGLRLKRSWRLYVLLLPPFIYAILFMWAPLYGLQMAFRDFSVALGISGSPWAGLKYVEQFVNSFQFGTVIRNSLVLNFYELIALFPLPIILALLLNVVRNMKFKRSVQLITYAPYFISTVVVVGIIIMLFSPSGGIVNQVIVGMGGTPTDFLSAELFRHTYVWSGAWQTLGYSAIIYLAALAGIDPQLHEAAKVDGASIVRRIWHIDLPGILPVMVTLLILNMGSMLSVGFEKVLLMQTPLNLNVSEVIDTYSYNVAFASSIPQYSYAAAIGLFKSVIAVIMLVLANWLARRVAKTSLF from the coding sequence ATGACGACACCGACCACTGCCGCACCGCGCGCCTCGCGGTCCTCGGCACCTGCCCCGGCAAGCCGGCCTCCGGCGAAGAAGCACCAGTACCCGCTCGGGCTGCGCCTCAAGCGCTCCTGGCGCCTGTATGTGCTGCTGTTGCCTCCGTTCATCTACGCCATCCTCTTCATGTGGGCCCCGCTGTACGGCCTGCAGATGGCGTTCAGGGACTTCAGTGTGGCTCTGGGCATCAGTGGCAGCCCGTGGGCAGGGCTGAAGTACGTCGAGCAGTTCGTGAACTCGTTCCAGTTCGGGACGGTCATCAGGAACTCGCTCGTCCTGAACTTCTACGAGTTGATCGCCCTCTTCCCTCTTCCGATCATCCTCGCGCTGCTGCTGAACGTGGTGCGCAACATGAAGTTCAAGCGCAGCGTGCAGCTGATCACCTACGCGCCGTACTTCATCTCCACCGTCGTGGTCGTGGGCATCATCATCATGCTGTTCTCCCCGAGCGGGGGCATCGTCAACCAGGTCATCGTCGGGATGGGCGGCACGCCGACCGACTTCCTGAGCGCGGAGCTGTTCCGGCACACCTACGTCTGGTCCGGTGCCTGGCAGACGCTGGGTTACTCGGCGATCATCTACCTGGCCGCGCTGGCGGGTATCGATCCGCAGCTGCACGAGGCGGCCAAGGTGGACGGCGCCTCGATCGTGCGTCGGATCTGGCACATCGATCTGCCCGGCATCCTGCCGGTGATGGTGACGCTGCTGATCCTCAACATGGGTTCGATGCTCTCGGTCGGCTTCGAGAAGGTGCTGCTGATGCAGACGCCGCTGAACCTCAACGTCTCCGAGGTGATCGACACCTACTCCTACAACGTCGCCTTCGCCTCCTCGATCCCGCAGTACTCCTACGCCGCGGCGATCGGGCTGTTCAAGTCGGTGATCGCCGTCATCATGCTCGTGCTGGCCAACTGGCTGGCTCGGCGCGTGGCGAAGACGAGCCTGTTCTGA